Proteins found in one Streptomyces sp. NBC_00461 genomic segment:
- the purU gene encoding formyltetrahydrofolate deformylase yields the protein MQRYILTLRCPDQPGIVHALAAGVAQAEGNILESAQFSDPDTGVFTIRVSLETPAADTGKLRDELTLRLARFDPVLTIRPEEQRRRVLLMVSKFDHCLVDLLYRWDLGELPVDIPLIVSNHPDLEPVAKRYGIPFVHLPVTRDTKPEAEEELLRLVAEHQVDFVVLARYMQVLSDDLCRRLSGRVINIHHSFLPGFKGAKPYHQAHDRGVKLIGATAHFVTADLDEGPIIEQDVVRVGHRHSAPELVAIGRDVERIVLARAVRLHAEDRVVLTGSRTVVFS from the coding sequence GTGCAACGCTACATTCTCACCCTCCGCTGCCCCGACCAGCCGGGCATCGTTCACGCACTCGCCGCGGGCGTCGCCCAGGCCGAGGGAAACATCCTGGAGAGCGCTCAGTTCTCCGATCCCGACACCGGCGTCTTCACCATTCGCGTGAGCCTGGAGACACCCGCGGCCGACACCGGGAAACTGCGGGACGAACTCACGCTGCGGCTGGCCCGCTTCGACCCGGTCCTGACGATCCGGCCCGAGGAACAGCGCCGCCGGGTACTGCTGATGGTGTCGAAGTTCGACCACTGCCTGGTCGACCTGCTCTACCGCTGGGACCTGGGCGAACTGCCGGTCGACATCCCGTTGATCGTCTCCAACCACCCCGACCTGGAGCCCGTCGCGAAGCGGTACGGCATCCCCTTCGTCCACCTCCCCGTCACCCGCGACACCAAGCCGGAGGCGGAGGAGGAGCTGCTGCGGCTGGTGGCCGAGCACCAGGTGGACTTCGTGGTGCTCGCCCGCTACATGCAGGTCCTCTCCGACGACCTGTGCCGCAGGCTGTCCGGGAGAGTCATCAACATCCACCACTCCTTCCTGCCGGGCTTCAAGGGCGCGAAGCCCTACCACCAGGCCCACGACCGGGGCGTCAAACTCATCGGCGCCACCGCCCACTTCGTCACCGCCGACCTGGACGAGGGCCCGATCATCGAGCAGGACGTCGTCCGCGTCGGACACCGTCACTCCGCGCCCGAACTCGTCGCGATCGGCCGGGACGTCGAGCGAATAGTGCTGGCCCGGGCGGTCCGGCTGCACGCGGAGGACCGCGTCGTCCTCACCGGCTCCCGCACCGTCGTCTTCTCCTGA
- a CDS encoding aminomethyltransferase family protein, with translation MAIPEGLSTTPFAPRYADHVEEWIDVYGNAVPLAIGDPAEEYEAIRTAVGASEYSMLYKWHVEGEDAVATVDAVFSRSVKELGAGRIAYGVVADADGMMLDDVTVAVLAPDHVVVTGGNPATQQSLTAHAPAGTTVTERRDESAVLTLQGPRSRNVLQRLTHVDVSNAAFPYYTFLRDALIAGISAQVSRLGFTAELGYEIQVPRDRALELWDAVFEAGADLGIKAFGAIALLTCRTEAGMIMGELEYDHTVTPFECRMGWALDFDKGPFQGRDALLAKKDSVTGRVVSVVVDAAPEAAEGARLELDGRDIGYVTMALPSPVLDGATLGLARVHRDAVKSGTALTAVAADGSKADATVRPTPVYDPERARVRA, from the coding sequence ATGGCCATCCCCGAAGGACTGAGCACCACCCCGTTCGCTCCCCGCTACGCGGACCACGTCGAGGAGTGGATCGACGTCTATGGCAACGCCGTACCGCTGGCCATCGGTGATCCGGCCGAGGAGTACGAGGCCATCCGCACCGCTGTCGGGGCCTCCGAGTACTCGATGCTCTACAAGTGGCACGTCGAGGGTGAGGATGCGGTCGCCACGGTCGACGCCGTCTTCTCGCGCAGCGTCAAAGAACTGGGCGCCGGACGCATCGCCTACGGGGTCGTGGCGGATGCCGATGGGATGATGCTGGACGACGTGACCGTGGCCGTCCTCGCGCCCGACCACGTCGTCGTCACCGGCGGAAACCCGGCCACCCAGCAGTCGCTGACCGCCCACGCCCCGGCCGGAACCACCGTCACCGAGCGCCGCGACGAGTCCGCCGTCCTCACCCTGCAGGGCCCGCGCAGCCGCAACGTCCTGCAACGCCTCACCCACGTGGATGTGTCCAACGCCGCGTTCCCCTACTACACCTTCCTGCGCGACGCCCTCATCGCAGGCATTTCCGCACAGGTCAGCCGGCTCGGGTTCACCGCCGAACTCGGCTACGAGATCCAGGTCCCGCGGGATCGCGCGCTGGAGCTGTGGGACGCGGTCTTCGAGGCCGGAGCGGACCTGGGGATCAAGGCCTTCGGCGCCATCGCCCTGCTGACCTGCCGCACCGAGGCCGGGATGATCATGGGGGAGCTGGAGTACGACCACACGGTCACCCCGTTCGAGTGCCGGATGGGCTGGGCGCTCGACTTCGACAAGGGACCCTTCCAGGGCCGGGACGCGCTGCTGGCCAAGAAGGACAGCGTCACCGGCCGCGTCGTCAGCGTCGTCGTCGACGCCGCGCCGGAGGCCGCCGAGGGCGCCCGGCTGGAGCTGGACGGCCGGGACATCGGCTACGTGACGATGGCGCTGCCCTCCCCCGTCCTCGACGGCGCCACCCTCGGCCTGGCCCGGGTGCACCGCGACGCCGTGAAGTCCGGCACCGCGCTGACCGCCGTCGCCGCCGACGGCTCCAAGGCCGACGCAACGGTCCGGCCCACACCCGTGTACGACCCCGAGCGCGCCCGTGTGCGGGCCTGA
- a CDS encoding TetR/AcrR family transcriptional regulator — translation MTAEAETDGEIGQEARPGYGEGRGALLEAAVRVVARGGLRKLTYRAVAAEAGVTHGLVAHHFGSRDTLLEEALRWCVTRSIETSSLVPASGRLEDFAATLADFIAADPDLQAFQFELKLEASRRPELRHHVDLLYDAYRDAVREALACFDVPREMTEIVFAALDGLVFHQVTSGAPNRTEEGVDALRRLLAAHRAQASPRRVGGTLNEPKLSCTHFRSGDDEHFPRA, via the coding sequence GTGACTGCCGAGGCAGAAACAGACGGAGAAATCGGCCAGGAGGCCCGGCCCGGTTACGGCGAAGGGCGGGGAGCCCTCCTGGAAGCGGCGGTCAGGGTGGTGGCCCGTGGCGGCCTGCGGAAACTGACCTACCGTGCCGTCGCAGCCGAGGCCGGTGTCACGCACGGACTGGTCGCCCACCACTTCGGCTCGCGCGACACGCTGCTCGAAGAGGCGCTGCGGTGGTGCGTCACCCGCAGTATCGAGACGTCCTCGCTGGTGCCCGCCAGCGGAAGGCTGGAGGACTTCGCCGCCACCCTGGCCGACTTCATCGCGGCCGACCCCGACCTCCAGGCCTTCCAGTTCGAGCTCAAGCTCGAAGCCAGTCGGCGGCCGGAGCTGCGCCACCACGTCGACCTGCTCTACGACGCCTACCGCGATGCCGTCCGCGAGGCACTGGCCTGCTTCGACGTGCCGCGGGAGATGACGGAGATCGTCTTCGCGGCCCTGGACGGCCTGGTCTTCCACCAGGTCACGTCCGGTGCACCGAACCGCACCGAGGAGGGTGTCGACGCCTTGCGCCGGCTCCTCGCGGCCCATCGCGCGCAGGCGTCACCAAGGAGGGTCGGCGGTACATTGAATGAGCCGAAGCTCTCCTGCACCCACTTCAGGAGCGGCGATGACGAGCATTTTCCAAGGGCGTGA